A single genomic interval of Alistipes provencensis harbors:
- a CDS encoding helix-turn-helix domain-containing protein, translating to MEFYALFLARFYIDSQTFVKLLRIPFLVKPALTEGRYLTTEQMQTHLHISRRTLQNYRDKGIIPYIRIGGITLYPESGINEVPEENYYSVLSVHKAHDR from the coding sequence ATGGAGTTTTATGCCCTGTTTTTGGCCCGGTTCTATATTGATTCCCAAACGTTCGTAAAACTCCTTCGGATTCCGTTCCTCGTCAAACCGGCATTGACGGAGGGGCGGTATCTGACGACCGAGCAAATGCAGACACATCTGCACATCAGCCGTCGGACCTTGCAGAATTACCGGGATAAAGGAATAATCCCCTACATCCGTATCGGAGGGATCACCCTCTATCCGGAATCCGGGATAAACGAAGTCCCGGAAGAGAACTATTACAGCGTGTTGTCTGTCCACAAAGCTCACGACCGGTAG
- a CDS encoding DUF6515 family protein, with translation MKKIVLVLAAMMFAGIVQQAEGAARRPHTATIRVGGPRWHIGMRFLKRPHRCIVIRFRDVPYYYAAGVYYRKVGKEYEVVLPQIGMQVPELPEYGVKTIETDDGIRFVYDGVIYKAVPTKKGVKYEVVGFMK, from the coding sequence ATGAAAAAGATCGTGTTGGTTCTCGCGGCAATGATGTTTGCCGGAATCGTTCAGCAGGCCGAAGGCGCAGCCCGCCGCCCTCATACGGCGACCATTCGGGTCGGAGGTCCTCGGTGGCATATCGGCATGCGGTTTTTGAAGCGTCCGCACCGCTGCATCGTAATCCGTTTCAGAGACGTACCTTATTATTACGCCGCCGGAGTCTATTATCGGAAAGTCGGCAAGGAGTACGAAGTGGTCCTGCCCCAGATCGGAATGCAGGTTCCCGAACTGCCTGAGTACGGCGTGAAAACCATCGAGACTGACGACGGCATCCGTTTCGTCTATGACGGTGTGATTTACAAGGCCGTACCGACGAAAAAAGGCGTGAAATACGAGGTCGTGGGATTCATGAAATAA
- a CDS encoding alpha/beta hydrolase has product MKRLLLTLIALLVSTADSFAQKITYHTETAVAYRATAGNRMIDSMCRLDLSYPADKPGFTTVIWFHGGGLSGGHREIPQALREQGFAVVGAGYRLTPHVKVADCVDDAAAATAWVVRNIVSYGGNPKRIIVAGHSAGGYLSSMIGLDKRWLKPYGIDPDTTFMALIPYSGQVVTHFARRRELGLPDTQPLVDDMAPLNHVRKDCAPMLILSGDRELEMLGRYEETAYFWRMMQVVGHPDVQIMEFDGFNHGNMPQAGHYVTIRYIHELEKSLENELP; this is encoded by the coding sequence ATGAAACGATTGTTGCTCACCCTGATTGCTTTGCTTGTCAGCACTGCAGACAGTTTCGCACAGAAGATAACTTACCACACAGAAACGGCGGTAGCATATCGTGCTACCGCCGGCAATCGCATGATCGACTCAATGTGTCGTCTGGACCTCTCCTATCCGGCGGACAAGCCCGGCTTCACGACAGTCATCTGGTTTCACGGAGGAGGTCTTTCGGGCGGACACCGGGAAATTCCACAGGCACTTCGGGAACAGGGATTTGCAGTAGTTGGAGCGGGCTACCGTCTTACGCCGCATGTAAAGGTCGCGGACTGCGTCGACGATGCGGCAGCGGCTACCGCTTGGGTTGTACGAAACATTGTCTCTTATGGAGGCAACCCGAAACGAATCATCGTAGCCGGACACTCTGCAGGCGGTTATCTGTCCTCTATGATCGGATTGGACAAACGGTGGCTGAAGCCTTACGGTATTGATCCGGACACGACATTCATGGCGCTGATTCCCTACAGCGGTCAGGTGGTAACGCATTTCGCCCGTCGCCGGGAACTGGGACTCCCCGATACACAGCCGCTGGTAGACGATATGGCGCCTCTGAATCACGTCCGGAAAGATTGTGCGCCAATGCTGATCCTCTCAGGAGACCGCGAACTGGAAATGCTGGGCCGTTACGAGGAGACAGCTTATTTCTGGCGGATGATGCAGGTTGTCGGGCATCCCGATGTGCAAATAATGGAATTCGACGGCTTTAATCATGGCAATATGCCGCAAGCAGGCCATTATGTAACAATTCGCTATATCCACGAACTGGAAAAATCACTTGAAAACGAATTGCCATAA
- a CDS encoding sensor histidine kinase codes for MDEPLNSMRTNNCLPLVIDLAFCLVLLPFMIWLLPVNRWAASNAPFVVLFVGWLYVVYFAYRYYAVPRMFRGRRQIVAAIAVIAVTLVVTWLISRYRFEIPQQAMPRMRPRAYAPEMTPRAGLMILHQRAVWFLYVVVAAFSFAVGTLAELYRQIVERQAAEHERRKAELALYKVQINPHFLFNTLNTLYGLMLTDVSRAETAFMQFMDLTKYMYTNAEKDKVPLRAEIDYIRQYIELQKNRMNDRTHVHFSIEKRNERPDAAIAPMILITFVENALKYGVSSHVRSDIFIGLALDGDWLHFTTRNPVVVRPSAEKSGFGIANCRKRLDLLYPGRYTLEIREEADEYRVTLDLKLH; via the coding sequence ATGGATGAACCGCTGAACAGTATGCGCACGAACAACTGTCTGCCCCTTGTGATCGACTTGGCTTTCTGCCTTGTCCTGCTGCCTTTCATGATCTGGCTGCTGCCGGTCAATCGCTGGGCCGCGAGCAACGCGCCGTTCGTCGTATTGTTCGTGGGGTGGCTTTACGTCGTCTATTTCGCATACCGCTATTATGCCGTTCCGCGCATGTTCCGCGGCCGTCGGCAGATTGTCGCCGCCATTGCCGTTATCGCCGTCACTCTCGTTGTGACGTGGCTTATTTCCCGCTACCGCTTCGAGATTCCCCAGCAGGCCATGCCCCGGATGCGGCCCCGGGCTTATGCTCCCGAAATGACGCCCCGTGCGGGTCTGATGATTCTCCATCAGCGGGCCGTGTGGTTCCTTTATGTCGTCGTCGCGGCATTCAGTTTCGCCGTGGGCACGCTTGCCGAGCTTTACCGCCAGATCGTCGAACGGCAGGCCGCGGAGCACGAACGACGGAAGGCGGAGCTGGCTCTTTACAAAGTCCAGATCAATCCCCATTTCCTCTTCAACACGCTCAATACCCTTTACGGGCTGATGCTGACCGACGTGTCACGGGCCGAGACGGCGTTCATGCAGTTCATGGACCTGACCAAATACATGTACACCAACGCCGAAAAGGATAAGGTTCCCCTCCGGGCCGAGATCGACTACATCCGCCAGTATATCGAGTTGCAGAAAAACCGCATGAACGACCGCACGCATGTTCATTTTTCGATCGAGAAACGCAATGAGCGTCCCGATGCCGCGATCGCCCCGATGATCCTCATCACCTTCGTGGAGAATGCACTTAAATACGGCGTGTCGTCTCATGTGCGGAGCGATATTTTCATCGGTTTGGCCCTCGACGGCGATTGGCTGCATTTTACGACCCGCAATCCGGTCGTCGTGCGTCCGTCCGCCGAGAAGAGCGGCTTCGGCATCGCCAACTGCCGCAAACGGCTCGACCTGCTTTATCCCGGCCGCTATACACTCGAAATCCGGGAAGAAGCGGACGAATACCGCGTAACGCTCGATCTTAAACTGCATTGA
- a CDS encoding LytR/AlgR family response regulator transcription factor: MNCIAIDDEPVALSVLARYCERMGGMELKTYSDPVVGMHEVLRAAPDLLFLDIRMGEISGVELAREIPKGTFLVFTTAYAQYAVDGFDLDAADFLHKPFSYPRFCRAVEKARQLQTLRELARQPVREEEAITVKIEYKNVKIPLREIVYIEAMDNYVRIHLYGARPALSQMSLKSLAELLPATFVRIHKSFIVPLHRVATYTRTNLTLCGSDTTLPIGRAFYPDFIEKMDSKDR, encoded by the coding sequence ATGAACTGCATCGCCATAGACGACGAACCCGTCGCATTGAGTGTCCTTGCCCGTTACTGCGAACGGATGGGCGGTATGGAATTGAAAACCTATTCCGATCCCGTCGTCGGAATGCACGAGGTGCTGCGCGCCGCGCCCGACCTGCTGTTTCTGGACATCCGAATGGGTGAGATCAGCGGCGTGGAGCTGGCCCGTGAAATTCCGAAAGGAACTTTTCTGGTCTTCACGACAGCCTATGCGCAATATGCCGTGGACGGGTTCGACCTCGACGCGGCGGATTTCCTGCACAAGCCCTTTTCCTATCCGCGCTTCTGCCGCGCAGTCGAAAAGGCCCGGCAGTTACAGACGCTTCGGGAACTCGCACGGCAGCCTGTGCGGGAGGAAGAGGCGATTACAGTCAAGATCGAATACAAAAACGTGAAGATTCCGCTTCGGGAGATCGTCTACATCGAGGCGATGGACAACTATGTCCGCATACATCTGTACGGAGCACGTCCGGCACTTTCGCAAATGAGCCTGAAAAGCCTTGCGGAACTGCTGCCCGCGACATTCGTGCGCATCCATAAATCGTTCATCGTCCCTCTGCATCGCGTCGCCACCTATACCCGCACGAACCTCACGCTCTGCGGCTCCGATACGACGCTGCCGATCGGACGGGCATTCTATCCTGACTTTATCGAGAAGATGGACAGTAAAGATCGTTAA
- a CDS encoding SMP-30/gluconolactonase/LRE family protein, with protein sequence MSKHLFFATMILCLSCETNGGERQQLQSFMLQEPELLASGFRFTEGPAWCADGYLLFSDLNDNKIYKWTERDGVTTFLSPSENSNGIFYDGTRFWVCRHMARNIAVLSKEGEIASVVGSYDGLKLNSPNDIAVSKQGTVYFTDPDYGVEPEDRELDFEGVYYVVKGSEEAILADGSLSKPNGVALSPDHSKLYVCESSSNTIHVFDLTPAGKPVNKRALCKIVGDGEVDGIACHKSGCLFIAFSAGGVVVLSPEGAQKERITFSAKDRIRNLCFGEDDGNALFVAASQSLYRVRLTY encoded by the coding sequence ATGAGCAAACACCTATTTTTCGCAACGATGATCCTGTGTCTTTCATGCGAAACGAACGGCGGCGAACGGCAGCAGCTTCAATCGTTTATGTTGCAGGAACCGGAACTTCTGGCAAGCGGATTCCGGTTTACGGAAGGGCCTGCGTGGTGCGCGGACGGCTATTTGCTGTTCAGCGATCTCAACGACAATAAGATTTATAAGTGGACCGAACGTGACGGCGTTACGACTTTTTTAAGCCCCAGTGAAAATTCGAACGGCATCTTCTATGACGGCACGCGGTTTTGGGTATGCCGCCACATGGCCAGAAACATTGCTGTACTGAGCAAAGAGGGCGAGATCGCATCGGTTGTCGGCTCGTATGACGGGCTTAAACTGAACAGCCCGAACGATATTGCCGTAAGCAAACAAGGAACCGTATACTTCACCGATCCGGATTACGGTGTCGAACCGGAGGATCGGGAACTGGATTTCGAAGGGGTGTATTATGTCGTTAAGGGTAGCGAAGAAGCCATCCTTGCCGATGGTTCCCTATCGAAGCCCAACGGCGTGGCGCTTTCGCCCGACCACTCGAAACTCTATGTTTGCGAGAGCAGTTCCAATACGATCCATGTTTTCGACCTGACTCCGGCGGGAAAACCGGTGAACAAGCGGGCGCTCTGCAAGATTGTCGGAGACGGAGAGGTCGACGGCATCGCCTGCCATAAGAGCGGCTGTCTTTTCATCGCTTTCTCTGCGGGAGGTGTAGTCGTACTTTCCCCGGAAGGAGCGCAAAAAGAACGCATTACATTCTCGGCAAAGGACCGGATTCGTAATCTGTGCTTCGGGGAAGACGATGGAAACGCCCTTTTCGTAGCGGCAAGCCAGTCATTGTACAGGGTACGTTTGACCTATTAA
- a CDS encoding DUF4886 domain-containing protein, translated as MKYILRLLLAVGLCFACSGLFAQKFPNYPVPQQPDTLRILGIGNSFTDDGMMYLPQLLEAAGIRNVVLGRLYIGGCSLERHCREYIGSTPAYIYYKSASNRWETISKKATLLDGLTDERWDVVVLQQASGKSGMYSTYQPWFNRLAEIVRWYCPNAGACIAWQQTWAYARNSQHKDFGRYEKSQQLMYRGIVASVEQLMRETSVEVVVPSGTAIQDLRNTALCDSLDLTRDGYHLNPKAGRYTAACAWFQTLVAPAFGTTVAGNGCRLAGTPYELTPQETEACQEAARRACIRRFSVWTEPVASESETDVR; from the coding sequence ATGAAATACATACTGCGCCTTTTGCTGGCCGTCGGCCTGTGCTTTGCCTGCAGCGGCCTGTTCGCCCAGAAATTTCCCAACTATCCCGTCCCCCAACAACCCGATACGCTGCGGATTCTCGGCATCGGCAACAGCTTCACCGACGACGGCATGATGTACCTGCCCCAGTTGCTGGAGGCTGCCGGCATCCGGAATGTCGTGCTGGGACGTCTCTATATCGGAGGATGTTCGCTCGAACGCCATTGTCGGGAATATATCGGCAGCACCCCTGCGTATATCTATTACAAGTCGGCTTCAAACCGTTGGGAGACCATCTCGAAGAAAGCGACCTTGCTGGATGGACTCACCGACGAACGATGGGACGTTGTGGTACTGCAACAGGCGTCGGGCAAGTCGGGCATGTATTCAACCTATCAGCCTTGGTTCAACCGGCTGGCTGAGATTGTACGATGGTACTGCCCTAATGCCGGAGCCTGCATCGCATGGCAACAAACATGGGCCTATGCCCGCAATTCACAACACAAGGATTTCGGACGATACGAGAAGAGCCAGCAACTGATGTACCGAGGAATCGTAGCGTCGGTCGAACAGCTTATGCGGGAGACCTCCGTCGAAGTGGTCGTCCCGTCGGGTACGGCGATTCAGGACTTGCGCAATACGGCGTTGTGCGACTCACTGGACCTGACGCGCGACGGATACCACCTGAATCCGAAGGCGGGGCGTTATACGGCGGCCTGCGCATGGTTCCAGACGCTTGTGGCACCGGCCTTCGGAACGACCGTAGCAGGAAACGGCTGCCGGCTGGCAGGAACCCCTTACGAACTGACCCCACAAGAGACTGAGGCCTGTCAGGAGGCAGCCCGCAGAGCCTGTATCCGGCGATTTTCCGTTTGGACGGAACCTGTCGCCAGCGAGAGTGAAACGGACGTCCGGTAA
- a CDS encoding SUMF1/EgtB/PvdO family nonheme iron enzyme → MKTSTLFCFAALLALVSCSKDNTFEQEQDPAGNSLTAAIADGLHDSWNTGDVIMLFHDGQAASVSTLASGGTSGLSGSVEGTFTDSNPLYGVYPAESAVSSDRESVTVTVPAAQTAESDSYDAKAAVSVARTVSESLTFQAIGGGIKLNFQMSGVTKVELESVDGYALGGTAMIKWNEQGKPVVVEMKNAASMLVFNATDDFGFTSGKDYYISALPCDLYGGYRLSIYKDGLVAHYFGVHQTVERADYITPADLVESELEFDDPDAPLVEEERPELDATTSALLRQYQKDPTEENKQALLAQMGLRYDKVVARKKAKLRELEREAKTPDLVEEMQGIVDEMVENRDIRLGQQFLRLIDPRADDDPNDAWMVLRGASAPNAYIGYAPVTNAEYAAFKADFVYDADKENYPVVNITIAEATAYCDWLTAQDNTHTYRLPTDEEWVLGAGHMPKDVVMNAGRVESGLTAVDAYSQTTGACGGIDFWGNCWEWTSSTDASGSYIIKGGSWDSSRDDCRSEKSDDVRIGTQGYANVGFRVVRTDF, encoded by the coding sequence ATGAAAACCAGCACCTTATTTTGCTTTGCGGCACTGCTTGCCCTCGTATCGTGCTCGAAGGACAATACTTTTGAACAGGAGCAAGATCCTGCCGGGAATAGCCTTACCGCAGCCATCGCCGACGGACTTCATGACAGTTGGAATACCGGTGACGTTATCATGTTGTTTCACGACGGACAAGCGGCCAGCGTTTCCACGCTGGCGTCCGGCGGCACATCGGGGCTTTCCGGCTCCGTCGAAGGCACGTTCACCGACAGCAATCCCTTGTATGGCGTGTACCCCGCAGAGAGCGCGGTATCTTCCGACCGTGAAAGCGTGACCGTAACCGTTCCCGCCGCACAAACGGCTGAGAGCGACAGCTACGATGCAAAAGCCGCCGTATCGGTGGCCCGCACGGTCTCCGAGTCCCTGACTTTTCAGGCCATCGGCGGCGGCATAAAACTGAACTTTCAGATGTCAGGCGTAACAAAGGTCGAGTTGGAAAGTGTCGACGGCTACGCCTTGGGTGGTACGGCCATGATAAAGTGGAACGAACAGGGAAAACCCGTAGTCGTTGAAATGAAAAACGCTGCCTCCATGCTGGTTTTCAACGCCACCGATGATTTCGGCTTCACTTCCGGCAAAGACTATTATATCTCCGCCCTGCCTTGCGACCTTTATGGCGGGTACCGGCTTTCCATCTATAAAGACGGCTTGGTCGCCCACTATTTCGGCGTGCATCAGACGGTGGAACGGGCCGATTATATAACCCCAGCCGATTTGGTGGAGAGCGAACTGGAGTTCGACGACCCGGATGCACCGCTCGTGGAAGAGGAACGCCCGGAACTGGATGCCACCACAAGCGCCCTTTTGCGTCAGTATCAGAAAGATCCGACGGAAGAGAACAAACAGGCGTTGTTGGCCCAGATGGGACTCCGCTACGACAAAGTCGTGGCTCGCAAGAAAGCAAAACTCCGTGAACTGGAGCGGGAAGCGAAAACCCCCGACCTCGTGGAAGAGATGCAGGGCATTGTGGATGAGATGGTCGAGAATCGGGATATTCGGCTCGGACAGCAGTTCCTGCGGCTTATCGACCCGCGAGCCGACGACGACCCGAACGACGCATGGATGGTGCTGCGCGGTGCTTCGGCTCCGAATGCCTACATCGGCTATGCACCTGTGACAAACGCCGAATACGCCGCATTCAAAGCGGATTTCGTTTACGATGCGGACAAAGAAAACTATCCGGTGGTGAACATCACGATTGCTGAAGCCACGGCTTACTGCGACTGGCTCACGGCCCAAGACAACACGCACACCTATCGGCTTCCCACCGACGAAGAGTGGGTGCTGGGCGCAGGACACATGCCGAAGGATGTCGTCATGAATGCCGGACGTGTGGAATCCGGATTGACGGCGGTGGATGCTTACAGCCAGACGACCGGAGCCTGCGGAGGCATCGACTTCTGGGGCAACTGCTGGGAGTGGACCTCCTCGACGGACGCAAGCGGCTCGTATATTATCAAAGGAGGCAGTTGGGATTCCAGCAGGGATGACTGCCGCAGCGAAAAATCGGATGATGTGAGAATCGGGACACAGGGCTACGCCAATGTCGGTTTCCGGGTGGTCAGGACCGATTTCTGA